TGACATTGCTATTGAACTTGTGCTACAAGTACTTCTTGGGAGTGAGTTTACTACCCAGTTTCTCCTATTTTCCACTCCAAATAATAAGCTGTTGAAGTTGTAACGGTGCCTGATGGTAGGGGGACAATATGGAGATTGGCAATATTTGTTCAACATCCATGTTTTCTTCTACTGAAAGAGAGGATATCCTTAAAACTGCACACCACATTCAACAAACACAGACAGTAGATAATGTGTAAAGGTTTCTTTTAACAGGAACGAAGGAGTGACCTCATACTCAAGCTACTCCTACAAGTTCCACTTGGGAGAGACATCCCCAACCAGCTCCTCCTAGTCATCACTTTTGACCTGCACCTACGAGTCCCTTTTGGGAGTGAAATTACTATAAAGCTCCTCCTGCAAGTCCGCCTTAGGAGTAACATCAGTGTTCTTCTCCACCTACAAGTCATTCTTGGGAGTGCTCTATCAAACTCCTCCTACACGTTCCTCTTGGGAGTGACCCATCAATATCTACCTACAAATCCCTCTTGAGTGTGTAATCCCTACCCAGCTCTTCCTACAACTCTATTTTGGGAGTGACATCACTATTCGTCTGCATCTACAAGTCCATTTTGAGAGTGACCTCACTTCCGATCTACACCTACAAGTATTTCTTGGGAGAATATCAAACATCTCCTACTCGTTCCTCTTAGAAGTGACCTATCAATCTCTACCTACAAGTCCCTCTTGGGGGGTGATACCTCTATCCATCTATTCCTACATGTCCATTTTGGGAGTGACATCAGTAACAGTTTCCACCTTCAAGTACATCTTGGGCGTGCCCTACCTATTGAACTTCTCACTCGCTCCTCTTGGGAGTGACAACTATCCAGATCATTAGAACTACAGAGGTAAGGGTGCCCGACAGCAGGGATGTCAGGACCACGATCCCTCGGGTGAACAGTTTTAACAATGTCAGATCACCCGTACATACAACGCATGGATCAGTCTTTCTAAAATTCacaatttttactttttatttctgCCCAGTGTGTAGAAATGTCAAAATCATCGGTCACATTAAATTATATTTACAATTATGCtctttttactttaaaaaaaaacgtATTCTAAAAGTCCATAGTTCATTGTGTGAGGCTAAAAATACTGATAAATCGAATTATAAAGGGAATCAAGTTACAGCTGTAAGTCCAGAATTTATACATGTTAAAATACAAAGAACTAgtctagtgcccccataacagtacaaACGGATGCCAGGGCCTGCCCTCTGTGCCCTCCCTCATCGTCCTTTGTCACACGGAGATGGCGGGCTCAAACTTTGGAAAAAAAGaagtttattgtttttattttgagcTTCAGGAAGTTGTTGTCTTCTGCATAGAATTTGGGTTATAGACTGGTATTCCAGGATTTAGACACTGGAGGTCTCAATTGCAAAACTCTTGGCACAAATCTGTAATTTATTGCATGGGGCCCCGGGCCCCTGTGTACATATAATACTAGGAACATGGCAGGTGCTGTTTGAGGAGTTCACGGGTTGGTTGTGGTATTCTGTCTGGAAATCGTACTTGAAACTCCACTATTAGGTCGCCGCGCTGGGTGGGGACTTTGGGGAAAGGTAATCCTTCACCTCGTAGCCGTTTGACGGTTCCTGGTTTGATGACGTCGCTGCAGGGTAGCGGGATGACCCGGCCGTCGATGGTGGGAATGTTGACGGTGCAGCCACACAAAgcctggaaaaaaataaatatcggGTCAATAAGAGTCTGGGGCCAGAGAGCAAACTCATTATAACCTATAATAATACAGTAACTTTAATAATGTGCTGATCTTGTTATAGCAAAAAGAGagttccccgcagcacagagtatttcagggcatGAAAATGCAGAACTGATTGGCATCATTGACGAGATGGAGATGGCAGGACAGCGGTTCCATACTGAAGGGTAGGCTACATTGCAGATGGTGCTGATGTACCAAACTGACTATAAACGAGGAATAGAAGTTACCCGACACCTGGTGAATGAAGTCATGAGTATTCAGGTCGTTTGGTTTTGGCAAGGGGAACTGGCTCTatattaaatgggttgtctggccttaggctgCAAGTCTGCAGTCCCACAAATGGGAGAGGGTGATCATTTGACTGAAAGtaagcgatttgcatacttccggccacaatcCAACTAGACGTGTTTGACCTCagccaatacacttgcattgagtgaggccacgcacatctagtcagcatgtgaccacatacgCAAATCGCAAAATTGTGGTCACACACCTGACGTTGGCGAATCTTGACACGGTCAGACAACACATTTAAGGCTCTGCCTATATGGCTGAGACACAGATCATGCGGCTAGAGATTGATACAGCAAGGGTGAATGGGTTCGCTCTACGCACGCGGTGCTGTGACCGTGACAAGTACCTGACACATGCCATACAGCAATCTTTGGCCTGGTGACCTATACAGCCAAAGTTGTCTTGTAACCTAAGCTGAAATTTTTCTGAGTCACCCCATCTGCATGGTAAACTCCCTTTATATCATGAGGATGGAGAGCCAAGCTATTCCTTACGACCTGGGTGTTTTATAGAGGAAAATCAGAAATGAAATGCATCATTACATGTAATTATTTCCAACTACACTCAGTCACTTATGATCTCAGCTCTGCAAATCCTTCTTGTGCCGCTCCACCCTTATTAATAACGCCTGCGTAGTCTGTAATGTTAAAGGTTTAATGCCATAGCTCTAGAATATGTCATCACTAGCTTTAGGATATGCCGTCACTTCATGATTGGTGGGGATCCACCTCATAAGCATAAAGGAAAAATTTAGATCTTCGGCCCCCTTAAAGTTTCTCTTGTAGGAAACTGACCTTCACTGACCAAAGATCCTAGTAATAGGAAATTACAGAAATGGAAATACCCTTAACTCATAATATTACACCCTTGTGCATTCAAAGTACTAATTGGCTTTTTCTATATAGTAATAGAAGTTGATGACAATACCGGATTTTATGTTGGTCTTCACTTTGTAGGTGTATTCCCATCCGATAAAAGTTCTCAGGATGCCCACTGATCCTGAGGACGAAGCTGAGAGTTTCCCTGCCCAGTGGCACTCTGTGCAGAAAACTACAGCTCGCTCAGTCTCTTAGTTGGGCCATTCTGCAGTTGCCCTGCACAGAGGGAGGATGGAGCATCAATATCGTGGCTGTGGAGTCGATAAGCCAAACCTCCGATTcatcaactccgactccacagccctggttactactgagcatgtgcataaagtgcagcacagattaatcttaaCTCCGCCTcctcagcactggtcactactgagcatgtacatgaagtgcTGCACAGATTCATGTCCACTCCGACTCcaaagcactggtcactactgagcatgtacatcaagtgcagcacagattaatctcaactccgcctccccagcactggtcactactgagcatgtacatgaagggcagcacagattcatctccactccgcctccccagcactggtcactactgagcatgtacatgaagggcagcacagattcatctccactccgcctccccagcactggtcactactgagcatgtacatgaagtgcagcacagattaatctccactccgactccccagcactggtcactaccgagcatgtacatgaagtgcagcacagattcatctccactccgactccccagcactgatcactactgagcatgtacatgaagtgcagcacagattaatctccactccgactccccagcactggtcactaccgagcatgtacatgaagtgcagcacagattcatctccactccgactccccagcactggtcactaccgagcatgtacatgaagtgcagcacagattcatctccactccgcctccccagcactggtcactactgagcatgtacatgaagtgcagcacagattcatctccactccgcctccccagcactggtcactactgagcatgtacatgaagtgcagcacagattaatctccactccgactccccagcactggtcactaccgagcatgtacataaagtgcagcacagattcatctcaactaaaggcCGAGATCCTTAgaccaggaacagaacagacatttcataactttccaaaatgcttatgaaaacatttacagcatttTACTACTGTAccaatttattaaatattttaggagttggagtcggtacatttcataccgactccaccaaaatggacacagactccaactccacagccctggtcaatgTGCATGGAATGATTGAGAAGCATCCCTGTAATTCTCGGGGACAAAGAGGCCTTAGAAGTCCCCCCCACAATGATAAAATGATGGCATATCCAATACAAAGACCTTAGGATGGTAATACATTTTGGAAGATTTCTACCGGCTAACACGTTTTACCTACATTAGACTGAGGGTAATTGTAGCAAATAATCATTCATGAGATATGCCACTAATCTACAGACTCTATTTCCACAAACTCAGAAGTGTCAGTCTTCACTGCCATGCTGCATTCTATTCATggacaataaaacataaaataaaactCATATTTTGCGGTGCCTGGAACAGTAAGTTCCTGACTGTATCAGATAACAACCATCTATCAAGGTCCCTAATTTAGAGTTTTAGCATTATTCTCTCCAACTCTGAAGTTCTCCTTCAAGGCCGCGACTTTCTCCCCACCCCGGATTCAGAGTAATCCTCCCACAGAGGACACTAGATGTAACTGCACCTATGGGAGACTGCGCCTATCGCCAGCCAGGAAAGAAACCTCTGCCCTCCTTAGAAATTTACATGCCTGGAGCAGAATCTGACCCTGACTATTCCTGGAACTGGAGAGGTGCTAAATATGGACGAGGCTGTGACAATGTCCACATCACAATCCCACGGGAGCAAAGCGAGCGCTGCTGTGAGGCTCGCACCTTTAATGGTGCACAGTTATTCACCTTGACAGGTTTTCAGGACATGGCTTCATGCAGTAACACAAAGATCCATTAGCTTACTTGTTAACCCCTGCAATTCCAGAACATGGAAGTACAGAGCAAGACCGAattagaaaaaaacggaaatatttaGACAGCAATAGTGTGAAATTGTGACTTATTATAATATGGCCCCCTATGTATAAGGATATGACTGCTATAATActccacctatatacaagaatataactactatactactgcccctatttacaagaatatatggtaactactataatactgcccctatgaacaggaatataactactatgatactgctcctatgtacaagaataacactactataatattgctcctatgtacaagaatataatgccaataatactgctcctatgtacaagaatataactactataatactgccccctatgtacaagaatatgactactataatactgcccctatgtacaagaatataactactataatactgcccctatgaacaggaatataactactatgatactgctcctatgtacaagaataacactactataatattgctcctatgtacaagaatataattccaataatactgctcctatgtacaagaatataactactataatactgctcctatgtacaagaatataactactataatactgccccctatgtacaagaatataactactataatactgcccctatgtacaagaatataactactataatactgccccctatgtacaagaatataactactacaatactgcccctatgtacaagaatataactactacaatactgcccctatgtacaagaatataactactataatactgcccctatgtgcaagaatataactactataatactgcccctatgtacaagaatataactactataatactgctatgaacaagaatataactactataatactgcccctatgtacaagaatataactactataatactgcttctatgtacaaaaaTAAGGCGAATTTTCAGTCTAGCTGGAATAACACTTTAGTATAACTGTGTGTGAAGGTAAGAGCAGTAACATTGGGCATCAGGACGGCACATACATCAGTCATTGCACAGTATGTGTTGCAATGCTCCAGACATAACACCTAAAGGTCAAAGATCACTTGTCTGGTGTCAGTAACAAGTTACTGATATGTTCCCACTGTCTGATCCCTTTTCCACAGAAACAACATTAACAGATtttaaactaaaagaaaaaacaattctTCTCCAGCACTGCGAAGCCTCGCTGCACGTACATGTGATTCCCTGGTAACTCTGGGTATTAATACACATGCAGCTTTTTATAGCTTTTCTGGAAACTCTGCAGTGACCAggtgtaagaaaacaaaaaaaataaaaggggcAGCCGCACACATGGGAATTTCCTTGAGCTGCATTGTGGCGCTGAGGCAAAAGGGTAAGGGGAGTACAGAACGGGCAAAGAGAGTAccttatttttcggaccataagacgcacctttttttcctccaaatttgggacgaAAGTgtcggtgcgtcttatggtacggatgtagcatgtggggaggggggcagcagtgagtgggatcgcactgttatcccacttcgggATGTCCACACTGcccggaatcagtgctggggaaaccatgtggtcccgatgattaagtgcagtgaatattcattagctactccctgcccacctatcagctgagcagtgagccaggagaggcaaatgaatactgcacttaagcagggacacacatggcttccccagcgctgattcctgcagcagctggggagatctgtgtgtctggggcaggaggaggcagcagcagcagggtccgggggagaggagatcgctgtaccttcctgggctggagctgagtgctgtgcagtgtgcacaaggaggacctgtgatgatgtcagaagtgggcgggctggagcatcacatggcagcacagagccctccctcttcttgacatcatcacaggtccttcagactccaacactagaatctgctggcttccattaggctacgttcacattagcgttgcgccgccctgcgtcggcgacgcaacgcgcgacgcatgttaaaacgcgcgcaaacgcgcgcaaaaacgcgcgcgttttgcgacgcgtgcgtcgtttttgacaaaaatcggacgcacagaaaatgcaacttgttgcattttcttgcgtccgacgctagcgtcggaaacgacgcacgtggcgaaaaacgccacccaaaaaacgcacgcgtcccctatgttaaacataggggcgcgtcgccgctgcgtcgccgctgcgtcgccgacgcaacagcggcgcaacgctaatgtgaacgtagccttacctgtgctgtggaaaggcaataagagggagggctctgtgtgcagtcatgggatgcttttacctcaccacagtgtggctggttagtctttccaaaacacaataaagcactctgccacttctttagtgaactataactcccagcatgtcatatgacctgcaggacatgctgggagttatagttctcccattggattttaaagcagcactccagtgttattttgcagtgctggagtggtgctttaaatataagccctgtgcccccattcttatactcaccctccagcatcttcatatagtactgtacagacaccacactggtcccgcagcttccaacataataacatactattatatgtggtgttattatatataatatgttattaaatattttaccacattttttttgcttaaaatatttttttccctattttccacctctaaaacctgggtgcgccttatagtccagtgtgtcttatagtccgaaaaatacgataaTAATAACCAAACAGAATAATATAAAGATCAGCATTAGGCAAGTGCCAGACAAGCAGGAATATGACACATTGCTGCGGTTTTCCCACAATTTTGTATAAACCACTGTGTTTTGACACAGCTTTGTGGCAGTTacaataaaaaagaaaacctgGAAGAAATCCTTGTTAGACAGTAACCTCTGAAAAAGCATTTGCTAGACAACCTCTGAAGAAGCCATTTTTCTAGTGAGAAACCTCTGAAGAAGACCTTACTAGACAGCAACCACTGAAGAAACCCTTACTAGAGAGGAACCACTGAAGAAGCCCTTACTAGACAGCACCTCAGAAGAAACCCTTAGCAGAATGCAACCACTGAAGAAGGCTTTACTAGAGAGCAACCACTGAAGAAGGCCTTACTAGAGAAGAAGCCCTTACTAGAGAGCACCTCAGAAGAAACCCTTAGCAGAATGCAACCACTGAAGAAGGCCTTACTAGAGAGCAACCACTGAAGAAGGCCTTACTAGAGAAGAAGCCCTTACTAGAGAGCACCTCAGAAGAAACCCTTAGTAGAGTGCAACTACTGAAAACGCCCTTGCTAGAGAGCAACCACTAAAAAAGCCGTTATTAGAGCCCAACCGCTGAAGAAGCCCTTACTAGAGAGCAATATCTGAATAAACTCCTACTAAAGAGTTACAAGAACCTTGTAAGTAAACAGTAAATCCCTAAAGGAATAACTTGCAATATTATGTTACAATGTGTCAGATTTCAATTAAGAGACAAGTCCTTATTAAATGTTGAAAATGGAAAACCACCCAGCCGCGGTCATTCATCACAAGACGATGATTTAGTGATTATATAGACTCCTCTTTAAATATCACAAGAAGTCTACTCCGGATGCACGCCCAGTGACAGCACTGCTGAGCTCACTGCGTCTCTAAATAAACCCATAACAAGCAGGATCAGGTCCTGGGCTCGTATTGCATGAACAGGGAGCGCTGCCCTACTTAGTCTAAGTTCAGGTCTCTTCTCGCTCCTACAAAATATCTTTTGACCCTGCAAATGATCTTTCCTTTAAAGAATGTTCCCAGTAAGATCCTCGTCCTTTACCCAGTGATTCGCAATATATGACCAAAATGTGGATAGCTCCATTGGCAAAATGATCACtcaccagtagagatgagcaaaaagattTACAGAACCCCTCAAGACACATCAGTAATCCGTAGTTGACGAACAAGAGCCTTATGAGCCTCCTCCTCTTACCAGCTGGCATCCTGTTGCCTCTTCTGATTAGCAAACCCAACATGACATCATGATTATGTTGCGGTGGGCCTACAAGGATGTTGGCTGGTAGAAGGTTCGCAGTGCTCCGGTCGGCTGCTAccgattactagtgatgagcaaatatactcgttactctgagtattttttagtgctcggagatatagtttttcttgccgcagctgaatgatttacatcagttagccagcataagtacatgtgggggttgtctggttgctagggaacccccacatgtacttatgctggctaacagatgtaaatcattcagctgcagcaagaaaaactaaatctccgagccctgaaaaatactccgaggacccccgagcgtgctcgaaaaatctcgagtaacgagtatattcgctcatcactactaattaccCACTAGGCCACTGGACTGGGAATATGTGAATCGTTTTCAGGTTCTCAATCATCAAACTACTCCTATCTAAATTGTATGGCCACCTTTAGAGAATTATTCAAGGTGTCTCATGACTTCCTATCTCAGTGGCAACTAGTTAAGGACCTGAGGTGGTCACAGGACATTCTATCTGCTGTATAAGAGACTGTTCCTCTACGCTACACGTTTGGTTAGGACTGTTGAGCTACTGTAGCCAACGGCCTTTAAAGATTTGTGTGACGTGTTCTTCAAATCTACAAACCTTAATAATAGTCAATATCCTTGTGGGTCTTACCAAATTGGGTCCAGCCTCTGGTGAGCAACTAATCAGACATTTGTTTATAATAATAAAATGCCCTTAAAATGCAGATGATGTTTTTAGAAACTGCACTTACCTCTTTCAAGGTGATCTTGGCCGTATAAACTATGTTGGACCCATCTCGCTTGAAATGTGCATGTGGTTTGTCTTTTAGTAGGAACACAATGTCTGCGGGGATGTTTTCTGATGTGGCATCCCCCTCTTTAGGAAAGGTGATCTTGGTCCCCTCCTTCCAACCTTTCTTGATCACCACATTTAGGATCTTGTCCTCAGTTCTTACTGTCCGGCCATCTGGGTTCAGTCTTCTCCGTGTGATCTTCATTCGTTTGGTACAGCCGTGATAGATTTCTTCCAGTGACACTTTAAGCTCATGAATGACAGGGGGGTCTTGCACTTTCCGTCGATTGTGCAGCTGATCTGGGTGCCGCCGGTGGAATCCGTTCACCCCAAAACGCCCAAAGTTATTGAAGGGGTCGTCATCATCATCTTCGATGTCCATCTCTTCGTGGTCGAAGCCATTGCCCATACGGGTGCGACCGGAGCCAAAGAAGATGTCAAAGGGATTTGAGCCTCCAAAGAAAGATGCAAAGGTGGCATGAGGGTCCCCGTGGAAAGTGTAATGGAAGGAGTTCCCAGTGTTACCAGATGATCCACCTCCTGTCTTCAGACCTGCATCGGAGACAGAGAACATTGCTCATGAAAATGTAAACTCTGGATGTGTACCAAGTGTAACATATGATGTAACTCATCATCTACCCCTCCTTTCTCATAAGAGGTGGTTGTCCGGGACCCCAATTGATCATAAAGTTATCGTATATCCTAATGATACGCCAACACTTTATAATATGAGAACATTTCGAAGGGAAGAAAACATCTTCCAGTGAAAACATGTAGCTGCATACTGAATACTACACAGTTGTGCACAGCTCTCCTTGTAGGGTCACACTAGATGTCTTAGCCCTGGAGACATCTAGTCTTGTTTGCAGCAGTCGGTGATAGCTCTGGGCAAGAGGATTGCTTATTGCTCTGTATCCCAACTCCAAGCACCACGAAAACATCCTCATGTGCACAAGACACATGATCAGACACAAATCTGGCTCGGATTATTTCGCAGCATAAACAGTGGGGCCGTTCTGCACAAATAAGTCTTGGTAGGTCCAAGTTATTAATAATTGCTGAAGAGCAATCTGGAGATGTCTACATAATGACAGAACAACAGTGGGAACGGATAACATTAGATGCCAGTGTTCAGTTCTGCTAACACCAGGTTACAGGCGGCCATCTTTTAAAAACATGGGGTGGACATCATGTTTTTGGTCATACGACCAAATATACTTGTGCAAATTGTCTTCAACTCGCTGCTGTTTGGTTGTAATAAACCCCCAAAAAACAGACAAATCGAACATGTTTGGAAACACTTGCGGTAAGTTATAATGCGACACCATAAGAAATCATTAGACGAGATGTCGCAATGTGTGACACATGTCTCCATGAAACCCTGGACTAAAGGGCAGATACACCTGCACATCGAAGTACATGTAAAGTGCTGTTCACATCTGTGCCAAAACCGTCCTACTATATTCCATCATATTTAAtggaaaaaatataccgtatataaaacTGCATGCAGCACCATTTTTTGTAATGGCAAAGTGTCAAATGCTGTGCAGTACCCTATTCTTAATCAATGGAGTCCATACTGCTGGTGTCCATCATGTATGCCACCAGCACTGTATTTTAGTGTCAGTAAGGTGATGTGAAAAGTCCTAATACATGTGGTGGCACCAAGTATGACACTGGTCCCACTATGACACCTATAAAATATGCTCCAATAGGTTATATGGGCCACTTCTAATAGAAACTTCGATCCCTACATTTGGGTTGTCCCCTAAACATTTGTTGCCCATTTACCAACAGGATAGGTAATGTACGATCACTGGAGATTTGTCTCCTGGGATCTCCACCAACCATGAGAACAAGTTTCCCAAAGTcctctatatcaggggtgtcaaactgcattcctcgagggctgcaaacaggtcatgttttcaggatttccttgtactgcacaggtgataatttaatcacca
This region of Ranitomeya imitator isolate aRanImi1 chromosome 1, aRanImi1.pri, whole genome shotgun sequence genomic DNA includes:
- the DNAJB5 gene encoding dnaJ homolog subfamily B member 5 isoform X1, which produces MFKCEPRQKVGNDFFIKSIGDGTQEKRRTTFFKVGITLGILSAHFGGARILDQKPQTVDMGKDYYKILGIPSGANEDEIKKAYRKMALKYHPDKNKDANAEDKFKEIAEAYDVLSDPKKRAVYDQYGEEGLKTGGGSSGNTGNSFHYTFHGDPHATFASFFGGSNPFDIFFGSGRTRMGNGFDHEEMDIEDDDDDPFNNFGRFGVNGFHRRHPDQLHNRRKVQDPPVIHELKVSLEEIYHGCTKRMKITRRRLNPDGRTVRTEDKILNVVIKKGWKEGTKITFPKEGDATSENIPADIVFLLKDKPHAHFKRDGSNIVYTAKITLKEALCGCTVNIPTIDGRVIPLPCSDVIKPGTVKRLRGEGLPFPKVPTQRGDLIVEFQVRFPDRIPQPTRELLKQHLPCS
- the DNAJB5 gene encoding dnaJ homolog subfamily B member 5 isoform X2, coding for MGKDYYKILGIPSGANEDEIKKAYRKMALKYHPDKNKDANAEDKFKEIAEAYDVLSDPKKRAVYDQYGEEGLKTGGGSSGNTGNSFHYTFHGDPHATFASFFGGSNPFDIFFGSGRTRMGNGFDHEEMDIEDDDDDPFNNFGRFGVNGFHRRHPDQLHNRRKVQDPPVIHELKVSLEEIYHGCTKRMKITRRRLNPDGRTVRTEDKILNVVIKKGWKEGTKITFPKEGDATSENIPADIVFLLKDKPHAHFKRDGSNIVYTAKITLKEALCGCTVNIPTIDGRVIPLPCSDVIKPGTVKRLRGEGLPFPKVPTQRGDLIVEFQVRFPDRIPQPTRELLKQHLPCS